GTGGGTTATCGGCAACGTTGAACGGAAAACGGAGCGTTACGAACGTGATATTCAGATTGAGGACCGGAGTGCTGGAATTGTCGGCTTTTCAAACGGCTGTATCGGTCAACTCTTGCAGGAGATCGGCAGACCGAACTATCAAGGCGGCATCGTCTACGGGACAGATGGCATTGCCGATGTAACAGAGGGACGCGTCCGCCTCCTCAACAACAAGGCTACTGATTGGGAAGAACGTCCCTCTGATGGCGTGAACCAGCACGTCGCGCAGGCAGCCGAACTCGTTGAATGGATTGAAGGTGGTCCCGAACACCGTGGTGAAGCGAAGCATGGACGCGCCGCTGTCGAAATTATTATGGCAATCTACGAATCCGCACGAATGCACGAAGTCGTCCAATTGCCGCTGCGGACACATGCGAATCCACTGGATTTGATGATTGAAAACGGAGATTTGCCCATTGAACGCCCGGGACGTTATGATATCCGTGCGTTTTTGTTGCACGGCGAATCAATGAAACCAGGAGAGTGAGAAGTCTCCTAAAAAAATTTAAAGAACCATGCAGATTACGCAAGGGGTTTCTGTTGGCTTGACGGCATTGAAACGTAACAAGTTGCGCTCCGTGCTAACAACACTCGGAATTATCATCGGTATTGCGGCTGTCGTGGCTGTTGTTTCAGTCGGTGGCGGTGCGGAACACCTTATGCTCGCTGAATTGGAGCGGATCGGTGGCGCAGGTATGATCGTCTGTTTTAGGAAAGAGGCGTTTCGTAGGGAAGACGGCTCGTATGTCGAAAATAAGCATCCGGAGTATATTGAATACGAAGACCTTGATTTCCTCCTTGAAAACTGTCCTTCTCTGAAATCAGCGGTAGCACTGTCAGAGATGAGTTTTACTGTGTCGCACAAACGCGTTAATCAGTCGCTTCAAGTTCTCGGCGTTACACCCTTCTATGAAGAGGTTAATAACTGGTACATTCAAGCAGGTAGATTTATTAGCCAAAGCGATATGGAACGGAGGGAACCTATCTGTGTCATCGGGTCTGAGGTCCGAAAAGACTTATTTAAAATGGAGGATCCGATTGGGCTTGAACTCAAAATCAACACGGAACGGTTCACCGTCATTGGGGTCATGGAAGAGAAGGGCAATAGTATGGCATCTGAGGGGTGGGATAATCGGGTAATTATTCCACTCACCACAATGGGGATCCGTTTTATCGGGCAATGGAAAGGCTGGATCGATCTGTGGGCGCAAGCCGAAAGTTATGAGAAAGTCGAACAAGCCGTCGCTGAAATCAAGGTCGCCATGCGCCAGCAACACGGTGATGAAAAATACTTTGAATTTTTCACGGCGAAGGAGATTATAAAACAGGTAGGCAATGTCAGTCGAATCGTTCAGATACTCTTGGGCGGTGTTGCGAGTGTTGCTCTGTTCGTCGGTGGCATCGGTATTATGAATATCATGTTAGTCTCCGTGACAGAGAGAACTCGTGAAATTGGCTTGCGCAAAGCCCTTGGCGCGAAGCGCCGTGACATTCTAATTCAATTCCTTATTGAAGCCATCGTTTTAAGCATTTGTGGTGGGCTTATCGGTATCCTCATCGGAAGTAGCCTTGCTTCTATTTCCGGTTTAGTTATTTCAAAACTTATGAAGGCGAGTTGGCCCGCTGTTGTCTCTGTCCAAGCCGCGTTGATCGCGTTCAGCGTTTCGGGATTAATCGGCATATTCTTTGGACTCTACCCAGCAAACAAAGCTGCAGGTCTCACTCCCACAGAAGCTTTGCGCCATGAATAGATTTGTACCTAATTGTAATAGATTTCACTATTAACGATGCACCGTTAATAGGCGCGTGGGCAAAGTACACCATAGGCATCAATTTAAAAAATATGGTAGTTTTTACAATTACTTAGACATCCTAAAGAGGCAAGGTTAGAACCTCGCCAACGGCGGTGGAGGTTTTCGCTTCTATTGAAATTGCCTCACAGTGAGAGTTAATTCTATAATTCACCATATATGATCCTATTGAGGGAGAAAAAGTGAATTCTTTAACACTTGAAGATTTGCTTAAATTTAACACGTTTGCTGTGAGAGTTCCTATTGATATTTCCTCTGACGGAAATTGGATTGCTTACAACACGCGGAACCGTAAAGCGTATGAAGGTAGCGTCGGAGACTCAGCATATTCTAAAACGGGTGTGGTGTTTGAAATGGTGCAGGCTACGGTTTGGGTAACAAACACGCGGACAGGTGAACATCGTAACCTAACCCCGAACTGGGGATCAAGTTGGGCACCAAGGTGGTCTCCTGATGGAGCGCGTCTTGCATTTTTCTCAGACCAGAGGGGTAAACCTCACCTATTCATCTGGAATCGTGAGACTGAAGAAATACAGGAGTTTACATCGACAATTGTTCGTACGTTCTTTGGCTTTGAAGTGCCTAAATGGACACCAGATGGACGTTTCATTCTTGTCAGATCCATTGCTTCAGCAGATGTTCCAATCTTCGATGAATCTATGCAAGACAAACCCCAAGTTTTACCTAAAGTTTCACAAGAAACCTCTTTTGTCGAAGTCTATGAGTCGGAAAATGGGCAACTTCAAGGAGAGCGACATGAAACAAGAGATATAGAACGTAGAGTAGACTTGATTATTCTTGATACTAAGACCGGTAAAACACTTTCGTTGATGAAGGAGCATGAGATTTCAAGTATTGATATTGCTCCTAATGGTGAACAAGTGGCTGTCATGGTTTGTCTGGGGTATGAAACACCAACATCTCTACAACTGGTATATGACCTCTACGTTTTGCCTCTGCCAGTAGAGTTAAGCGATGCTTCAGTTACGGAAATTGAACCTCTTGTAAGAAAAATTCGACTTCAAGATGCTGGTATTACTGTCAGTTGGTCCTCGGATTCAAGGTACGTGGCATGGACAACAGCAGGGGATCTGGCATCAGGAGATGCTTTTATTCTTGACGTAGAAACTAATATGGTTCGTAATATCACAGAAAGTTTTAATGTCAACCTTGGACGAGATTATC
This genomic stretch from Candidatus Poribacteria bacterium harbors:
- a CDS encoding ABC transporter permease, which codes for MQITQGVSVGLTALKRNKLRSVLTTLGIIIGIAAVVAVVSVGGGAEHLMLAELERIGGAGMIVCFRKEAFRREDGSYVENKHPEYIEYEDLDFLLENCPSLKSAVALSEMSFTVSHKRVNQSLQVLGVTPFYEEVNNWYIQAGRFISQSDMERREPICVIGSEVRKDLFKMEDPIGLELKINTERFTVIGVMEEKGNSMASEGWDNRVIIPLTTMGIRFIGQWKGWIDLWAQAESYEKVEQAVAEIKVAMRQQHGDEKYFEFFTAKEIIKQVGNVSRIVQILLGGVASVALFVGGIGIMNIMLVSVTERTREIGLRKALGAKRRDILIQFLIEAIVLSICGGLIGILIGSSLASISGLVISKLMKASWPAVVSVQAALIAFSVSGLIGIFFGLYPANKAAGLTPTEALRHE